CCGCCTTCGTGATCTCGATGCCCGTCGGATACTTCTTCTTGTCCAAGCGCGCCCTGACGCGCAGACCCTTTTTAGTTTGCGTTCTGCCGATGAGGTTGACGACTGTCTCAAAACTGGTCAGTGGCTTGCC
The genomic region above belongs to Cystobacter ferrugineus and contains:
- a CDS encoding ISAzo13-like element transposase-related protein, which translates into the protein GKPLTSFETVVNLIGRTQTKKGLRVRARLDKKKYPTGIEITKAEMKRLALRKDEFHGDWNYCLEPRRAK